CTACCGAATTAAACTTGTCTTTTATGTTGTCGCTCAAGTTAATGGAGATCACGCCGGTTTCCGTGGAGCCGTATAGCTGTCTAGGATAAATGCCGAATTTGTTGTGGAACTTGTTGAAGGTTTCTTCGGATAAGGGCGCTCCGGCGGAGATGACCAGCTTAAGGGATGAAAAATCTCTGGGCCTGGGAAGGAAGGTTTCGGCGAGTACATTGAGCATAAAAGGAACGGCAGGAAAAACGGTGATGGATTCTTTCTCGATAAGGTCGATTACCCTGTTTCTGTTGAATTCTGGAAGGACATATATACATGCTCCAACTTTTATCGCGCTGATGAAATTTCCAAATCCGTATGTGTGGGAGATCGGCACTGTGAAAAGAATCCGGTCTTTTTCGGTCCAGCCTACGGTCTGGGTATGGTTATCGGCAAGAGCTATCAGGTTAAAATGGGTTCTGGATACGCGCTTTGGCTTGCCTGTAGAGCCGGTGGAGTATAGATAGATAGCCTCATCCTCGGGTTTTATTAAAGCTTCGGCAGGACATTGAGCATTACTATCTGAATATAACCAGTCCGTCTTATCTCCTTTTATTGCCACGACTGATGCTTCGGTTTCGAGTGCGGCCTTCTCGGCCAGCGGCCTTAGTTTGTCTTCAGTCAAAACGAGTTTAGCTGAAGAGTGTGAAATATAAAATTTAACTTCCTCTTCTTTGTATACGGCGTTTATGGGAACTGATGTTGCACCCAGGCTGGCTATGCCGAAGAAGCCGGCAACGAACTCAATCGAATTCGGAAGAAAGAGGGCAACCCGGTCACCCTTTTCTATACCTCGCGAGGCCAGGAAAGAAGATAGGTTTCTTACTGCATGGTCGAGAGCTCTATAGCTGATTCTTTTATTGCCCTCCACAACAGCAGTTCTGTCGGAGTGTTTTTTTATGGTTGAAAGGAATAAATCTGGCACGGTTTTCATTATCGAGTATTCCGTAGGGGCGACCCGCCGGGTCGCCCCTACCTTAGAGTCAATGAAAATCTAAGGATATATCCCTGGATATTTTAGACCTTCACCTTCCGGAAAATCAAACATGATATTCATGTCTTGTACCGCCTGGCCCGATGCGCCTTTTCCCAAGTTATCGAGTGCTACGACGGCTATGAAGACATCGTCTTGAAACCCGATTCCGATATCACAGAAGTTAGAGAAACGGACGTTTTTAACAGAGGGGAATTGCCCTTTTTCATATATTCTGACGAACTGTTGACCACCGTAGTACTGACTATATAGGTCAAAGATTTGGTCATAGCTTTTAGCTTCCTTCAACCTGGCATAAATTGTCGTAAGCATACCCCGGTTTATGGCTATGCTGTGGGGAATGAAGGTGATGTTAACCGGTTCTCCAGCCAAGCGTGAAAGCTCTTGCTCCATCTCCGGCCTCTGGTTATGCCCGGAGACTCCATAAATAGAGGCCGTTTCATTTGATTCGGAGAAATGATGCTCCAGGGAGGGCGCCCTTCCTCCGCCGCTCAGTCCTGATTTCGAGTCCACAATCACCGAATTTTCCTTTATCATGCCTTTCGAGAATAGGGGAGCGAGCCCCATAATGGCGCTCGTGGCATAACATCCGGGGTTTGCCACCAGTTTAGCATCCCTTATTTCTTTTCTGAAAATCTCAGGAAGGCCGTATACGGCTTCTTTAAGCAGGTTATTTGAGCTGTGTTTAACTTTGTACCACCTTTCATAGGTATCAGGGTGGTTAAGCCTAAAATCGGCGCTGAAATCAATTACACGGGCCCCGGTTTGAAGAAGCTTAGCTACGAAATGCATGGAGGCGCCGTGAGGAAGGCATGAGAATACCAGGTTGACTTCGTGAAGGCCGCCGAGCCTGGCAATTTTTACACACTCTAAATGGAGCAGGTTTCGAAACTGCGGAAAAACCTCCGATATCCTCTTTCCGGCAAACTTCTCTGAGGTAAGCCAGGATATTTCCACTCCTGGGTGGCTTACCAGAAGCCTTAATAGCTCTGCCCCGGTATAGCCTGTAGCTCCTAGCACTCCGACCTTAATTTTCATCGCTTTTATATCTAGATTTTGAACAATCCTTCCTTGGTTGTAAACAATAATGACAAACTCGTCCAAAGTGATAGATTGGTTGTCGGAGTTGGGCCGATGGTAATCAAAGAACTTCGATGACGAATAAAGAAGAAGCAACCCCTCTTTAATTCCCCTCTTAGTAAAGGGGGAAACACGAAGGGGGGTCGGTTGGTTAATTCTCTTCCCCTATCTTTTCCGTGATAGCCTTGATGAAAAGGTCGGTAACCCATTTTTTGATGTGGCTTTGGGAGGCCTTGCCGATGGCTTTCCTGACTTTTCGGAGAGAGATTACCGCTTTAGCCGCAGAACGGTGTCCGCCGGCGCTCCCGATTTCCTTGAAAAGGTCTCTTACCAGCCTGCCGGCGCTCTTAATGTATCCGACGTTTCTTACCGAGATTACCAGGTGTGATTTGCTTACGATGCCGAAGGCCACGGACCATTCGATTCCCTTTACCTGTATCCCGAAGTCAGCCATCTTGGGGATCAGGTATTCCCTCTCTACCCTTCCCAGGTTGACAAAAAACACGCCGTTCTGTATCCAATGGTCGGCAAGTGCCTGGCCAAACGACTTGATCTCCGAGGGAGGCATCTCTGCCCTCTCGATACGCCTGAGGAGTGCCAGATTGGCATGGGGGTAAAGATAGGTAAAGGCTTCTATATCGTCCCTGTTGGCATCCCGGTTTAACGATATGGTGTCCGTTTTTATTCCATATAGAAGAGCCGTGGCCAGCCTTTCCGAGATATCCACCTGAGCGGCGCGGAGATACTTTGTCAGTATGGTAGAGGTTGCTCCTTCCTCTGCTTTTATCTCGGAAAAACGCGCTTTGTAGGAGCCTACTTGAGGATGGTGGTCGATTACCGTATCCACCTCCGGAAGAAGGTCGCCAAAGTAGGGCGGCTGTACATCGACGAGGGCGATGGAGTCAAACCCTTTTAGCTCTTTGTGGTCTAGTTCTTCGAGGTCGATTTCCAGTAGCTCTATCATGGCCACGTTTTCCGGGCGGGAAATCCTCTCTCCCAGATGTCCGATCAATGCAGTCTGGCGATTTCGTTTAAGCAAGGTCCTCAAAGCCAGGGCGCTGGCGATAGAATCAGGGTCGGGATGGTCGTGTAAAAGAATCAACATCCTCTTGGCCTCGCCATGAACACGCCTCAGTTCCTCCACCCTAAGCTCTGTCTTGGCCAGTCTTTCTTCCTTGGCTATCTCGCTGGTGAGGATTTTATGGAATGGTACAAACCGCACCGAAGGAGGCGGCTCGTCTGGCCTGTCTCCATTGCTGACAATTATGGGTGTCTGTGGGTAATGTATGGAAAGCTCTTTGGAAATATCCGAGGAGAAAGTCTTTTTCTCGATCATGATCACGCTGAAATTACCGGTCTGGTTTAAGGCTTCTTCCAGCGAGCTTACCCAGATGACCTCTCCCCTTTTTGAGAATAGTCCGAGAAGGAGCGAGTCAAAATCCCCAATGAATAAATACCTACTCAATTCCCTCTGCATGCTTTGAGTCCGGAGTAAGTTTAGTTTCTTGAATTACTGACTATATCTCTCGTTTCTTTTGCAAGCCTCGCTCAAGCTTCTGATGAAGAGAGAGGTTTCTTCCAGCAGTTTTTCTCTACTATGCCCATGCTTCTCTATTATCCTTACCAGAGCGCTTCCCACAATCACTGCATCGGCAAACCGGGCAATCCTGTTTGCCTGCTCCGGGGTCGAGACGCCAAAACCAATGCCCACAGGGAGCCGGGTGTATTTTTTTATTTCCTGGACGAGAGCTTCGAGCGAGTAACTCATCTCCGGTCTGGCTCCGGTAACCCCGGTTACAGAAACCAGATACACAAAGCCGCTGGCATTATCCGAGACCAGTTTTATTCTATCGGCAGTGCTAGTAGGAGCCAGAAGAAACACCAGGTTAAGTCCGGCCTTGTCCGCGTGTACCTTAAACTCGTCCGCTTCTTCCGGAGGAAGGTCGACTACAAGCACACCGTCCACGCCGGCATCGCGTGCATCGATAGAAAATTTTTCAAGGCCGTATGCCAGAAACGGGTTGTAATAGCCGAAGAGTATGATCGGAACGTTGGAATGCTCCCGGACCTTTCTTACCACGTTCAGGACGCCCCTAACGGTCGTTCCATTTTGTAACGCCCTTTCCGAGGCCAGTTGTATGGTTGGCCCGTCGGCCATGGGGTCCGAAAAAGGGACGCCAAGCTCAATTATGTCTGCACCGCTTTCTTCGAGCTTAGAAACTATATACGGAGTGCATTCCAAGGAAGGGTCACCCGCGGTTATGTAGGTGACCAAAGCCGCTTTTCCCTTTTCTCTCAGTTCTTTAAACTTACTCTCTATCCTCATCTCATTATTTGTTAAAAAGTAGACCTAAGTAGTGGAGCGGAATAATGCCCCTTTTCTTTGAAAAGGGATACACCTACTCTCATTTTCTGCTTGCTCTTCTGGAAGGAGAGTTTCAGTTGTGTATGAAAAGTTACACATTTGCCGGGACCATATTTTTAGACAATCTAACCGTTTCCAAATTAAAGTCAAGGACTGGCGGCGGAATCATTCTTTTGGGTGATATTGAGGCTTGTGACCCTATTTTTTTCTCAATTTGGTATTTACTTCAGTATGTTGGCTACTGCCTGGATATCCTTGTCCCCGCGCCCGGAAAGGCAGATTATTATAATTGAATCCCTGGGCATCTGAGGGGCTATTTTAGCCGCGTAGGCCAAGGCGTGGGCGGATTCAAGCGCCGGTATTATCCCCTCGGTCTGGGATAGGAATTTAAACCCTTCTAGCGCCTCTTTGTCCGTAACCGATGTGTAGAAGACGCGGCCAGAGTCCTTGAGAAAAGAGTGCTCCGGGCCTACCCCCGGGTAATCTAACCCCGGAGCAATCGAATGGGTGCCTTTTACCTGTCCGTCATCATCCTGGAGCAAGTAGGTTTTACTGCCGTGAAGAACCCCGGGCTTTCCGGCAGAGATGCTGGCCGCATGCAGGCCGGTCTTTAGCCCCTCTCCCGCTGCTTCGACCCCGGTCATCCTCACGCTTTCATCTTCTAGAAAAGGATAAAAGAGCCCCATAGCATTTGAGCCGCCTCCGACACATGCTATTAGATGGTGGGGAAGCCTTCCCTCTTTCTGGAGGATCTGTTCTTTGGCCTCCTCCCCAATTATGGACTGAAAATCCCTCACCATCATGGGATAGGGATGGGGTCCGGCTACGCTTCCTATTATGTAGAAGGTTGTCCTCACGTTGGTAATCCAATCCCTCATGGCTTCATTCATGGCGTCTTTCAAGGTCTTAGTCCCGGAGGATACCTCTCTCAGCTTTGCCCCCAGTAGCTTCATGCGAAACACGTTAAGGGCCTGTCTCTTGGTGTCTTCCAGTCCCATGAATATCTCGCATTCCATTTGGAATAGTGCGGCGACTGTGGCCGTAGCGACGCCGTGCTGCCCTGCACCGGTTTCTGCGATAATCCTCTTCTTGTTCATGCGGGAGGCAAGGAGGGCCTGGCCTATGGTGTTGTTTATCTTGTGTGCACCGGTATGAGCGAGGTCTTCTCGCTTTAGATAGATCTTTGCCCCTCCACATTCCTTGGTCATTCTCTCGGCGAAATAGAGCGGGGTGGGCCGGCCTGCATATTCTTTAAGGTAATGATCCAGCTCCGCTCGAAACTTCCGGTCGTCTTTTATTTCCAGGTATGCCCTCTCCAACTCCAGAAGTGCGGGCATAAGTGTTTCAGAAACGTATCTTCCACCGTATGCTCCAAATCGTCCCCTCTCGTCGGGGAGTTTCAATTTAGTCTTCATTTCTAACCGCCTCTACAAATTTTTTTAGCTTTTCTGGGTTCTTTTTTCCGGGATAGTCCTCGACGCCAGTGCTAACGTCAACCGCATATGGATGCACAATTCTAATGGCCTGAAAGACGTTTTCGGGAGTGAGCCCGCCGGAAAGGATTATTCTTTTGGACGTGTTTAAGTCTTTGAGGGCGACCCACCCAAAGCTTCTACCGGTCCCCCCGTAGCTCTCTTCGGAGAAGGTGTCAAAGAGTACTACTTTAACCGGATAAGATTCGATGAGTTTAAGGTCGATGTTTTCTTTTACTCTAATTGCTTTAATTACCCTGGTGAAGTTTTTACAAAAGTCAGGGGGCTCGTCACCGTGAAGCTGGATGGTGTCAAATCCTGCCTTCTCTTTAGTATAATTGATCTCGTCCAACCCCTGGTTTACGAATATTCCCACCGTTGTGATGAACGGAGGCAGGTTCGAGATGATGTTATTGGCGCTCTCCGGGTCTATATACCGTTTGCTCCCCCTGTAAAATACAAACCCCAGGGCGTCCGCCCCCGAATCTATGGCTAAAAAAGCATCCTCGATATTGGTAATCCCGCAAATCTTGATCTTGGTCATTGGGATAAGTAATTATACCAAAGTTAAGACTCTATACACGGGCTTAAGAATGCCATAGGGGGAATGGTATGTCTTGGTCGGGGGCAAGGGCGGTCAATAAAACTATCTTAACGGAATTCCTAATGACCAAATGCACAGATATTTTCAATATGATATTAAAATTTATTAATGATTTCAGTATGTTCTAAGAACAGAGGTCCGTGTTATCTGTTTATTACGAGCTGCATTTTTTTGGCGCCCAACGCCCACACGCTCATATTCCCATACGCTAGTTTTATCTGTTTATTATGAACTGCCCTTTCGGGCATAGCATTGGCCTATTACTCATGTGAAAACCATCTATTCGAAAGGATAACCCATTTCCCGCTTTACCTTGTCGATGAAATCTAGGTCATCTTGGCTCAAGTAGGAAGTATATCCCCCCACCACGCCTTTCCTGACCTTAAAGCTCTCGTCATCGCTAACGTTTGCTGGCCGCATTGATCTCTGTTTAAACAAGAATTCTTTTTCCATTACTTTCATGTTATCAAAACTGGCGAATTGTACGGCCTCTCTTATTAGATTTTCCTCAACTTGGTAGAGACCTAAAAAGCGCATAGTTTGATACAGGACCTCTTCCGGATTATTATGCATATCTTCATATTTCAGGTGTAGGAATTCTTTGGGAACGCCCCTATTCTGGTGCCAAGTATTATAGAAGGTTATAATTTTCTTAACACCATATCGGTCGCTGCGGATGAATTCGGAGATATTTCCATTATACTTGCCAATCCTCTTTGTAGCCTGAAAATAGCATGAAACCAGCGCATCCTTGATATTCCGGGTCAACAAAATCACCTTTTTACCAGCGTACTTTCTCTTGTCCGTGGGCAATTCAAAATATCTAAGTCCTTCATTCATCGAGGAACGGTCATGTGTTAATTGGGTGCGGAGAATTCCGGAGGCAGCGGTCGTTACTTTGTACGTATCAAGCATGATTTCATCAGGAAGCTTAAACTGCTCACACAGTATTTTCCCTATCAATACCCTTAACCAAGTCCTTCCGCTTTTTGGATAGGATATTAGATATGCATCTGTTTTGAGGTGCTTATATTGCGCTACGAGGTAGCTGCAGACCTGTTTAGCAACGTTTAAAGCCATTGGTGCCATTTTACGAGGCGTTAATCAGAGGTAAAATGAAAAGCTATAGAGATATGTACGGATTGTCAAGGATATAGAACGGATGTTCGTGCAATAGTTCGAGAAGAACAAAATGATTAAGGTGATCAATCACAGTTGAGACCAATATTTATCGGGGGATGTAGTAGAAGCGGTACAACCCTTCTGGGGGCCATGCTTGGTTCCCATAGCGAATGTTTGTGTGTTCCCGAGTCCCAATTTAAGATCGACGCACTTCACTATTCTTATCGAAACAATAAGGACAATGATATAATGTACACGATTAATAAGATTAAAAGCCACTGGCGATTCAAGCTGGGCTTCGATATCGATTTAGGCTCAGTTCCACTATCGGAAATTGGATCCTCCTATCCGGGATTAATTGAGTGGATTGTCAGAAAGTATGGTGAGAAACAGGGCAAATTACATCATAGAATGTGGGTTGATCATACACCCTCAAATATACGACATGCCGCCACGTTATTTGAGCTCTTTCCCGAGGCGAGACTGATTCATATTGTCAGGGATGGGAGGGCGGTAGCGGCATCCATCATGCCATTGGATTGGGGGCCAAATACGATAAGTAAGGCGGCTTATTTCTGGATAGAAAGAGTAGCTTATGGCCTCGCTGCCGAGTCTTTCGGGGGAGGAAAACGGGTCATGCGAATTACATACGAGGAATTGGTCAAAAATCCAGAAATAACCTTGAAAAAGCTTTGTAGTTGGCTGGATATTGATTATCAGGATGGGATGGTCAAGGCCGATAATTTTATCGTACCGGAGTACGCCTCAGGACAACATGTTCTTATTGGAAAGCTTCCTGATGTCGAACGCATAAATGCTTGGGAAAAAGCATTGACAGCTCGTGAAATTGAAGTATTCGAGGCGCTAACCAAAGACTTGCTTAGTTATCTAGGATATGCCCCCAAGTTTGGGCTGAAAGCAAGGTCTATGACTAGGATGGAAGAGCTAGTTTGGGGTATTAGGGAAATGCTAATGGGAGGTATCATTAATAAAATTCGATATAACGTTAGGGTTCAAAAAGTCAATGTTAAGATGAGGCTGAAGAGTAAAGGCAAGGGTGGGGAGGGTTAACTGTCCCGTTTTTCCCATCACAGAAGATAAACTCCTTTACCTTTACTTGTCGTATTCATCAGGTTAGGCAAATTAAGATATGAGATTCTTTTGATTCATGTTAATTAAGCTGCGTTACCATTTCACCGGTTCTATGTTTGTTATGCTATTTTAAAAAGACGACCAGAAAGCTGTTTTGCGACGTTTAAAGTCTTTGACAGCGTTTTACAAGGTGTTTATTAGAGGTAGAATAAATAATCCGTGAAGATATGATATGGTTTATGGAGTGACATAAACATTTAAAGTTCAGAGAAAAGACTGACACCCACTACCTATAAAATGATGCTAAGAATCGGGTTAAGTGGGAGACTTGGGAGGTTAAATACACGGTGAATAAAGATGAGATTCTAGAAATTTTAAAGGAGCACCCAAGCTGGTATCAGAAAATCCGTCTACCCTTTGGTCTGGATACCCCGGGGCGAGATCGTTCTCAAATTGCAAATCAAATATTCCCTCCCAATCTTAATGGGGCCAGTGTCCTGGACATCGGTTGTGCTGAAGGTTATTTCTCCTTCGCTGCTAAGGAAAGGAATGCTGGAAGGGTTGTGGGAGTAGATATTGACGGGGATCGCTTGGCCACAGCGATTAGGTTGAGCCGGGTTTTGGGTATGGATATAGAGTTTCTGAAGCGTAGTGTTCTAGATGTTAGTGAGCTAGGAATGTTCGATTATGTTTTATGCCTCAATATACTTCATCATGTTACAGACCCCATAAATATCATTCAAAAGTTAGTCAATATGACCAGGAAAAAGCTTGTCCTGGAGATTGGGGATATAGGGTTAAAGAGCCCGGATATAGGTCGATTGAGAGCTAATAAGGCACTCCTCGGATGGTGGGGACCTTTATTAAAGTCGTTGCCATCTGCGCTTC
This region of Thermodesulfobacteriota bacterium genomic DNA includes:
- a CDS encoding class I adenylate-forming enzyme family protein, encoding MKTVPDLFLSTIKKHSDRTAVVEGNKRISYRALDHAVRNLSSFLASRGIEKGDRVALFLPNSIEFVAGFFGIASLGATSVPINAVYKEEEVKFYISHSSAKLVLTEDKLRPLAEKAALETEASVVAIKGDKTDWLYSDSNAQCPAEALIKPEDEAIYLYSTGSTGKPKRVSRTHFNLIALADNHTQTVGWTEKDRILFTVPISHTYGFGNFISAIKVGACIYVLPEFNRNRVIDLIEKESITVFPAVPFMLNVLAETFLPRPRDFSSLKLVISAGAPLSEETFNKFHNKFGIYPRQLYGSTETGVISINLSDNIKDKFNSVGRPVKNVEVRVIKEDGSAAKVNETGEITVKSPSMTSGYYGLPEETEKAFRNGFYFTGDLGRIDEEGYIYITGRKKLFINIGGHKVDPQEVENVLLRHPQVREAVVIGVKDGKGEELAKAVIVASEKIEAKDIYEFCRGRISDFKIPRIIEFRQEIPKSPTGKVLREYLR
- the argC gene encoding N-acetyl-gamma-glutamyl-phosphate reductase — protein: MKIKVGVLGATGYTGAELLRLLVSHPGVEISWLTSEKFAGKRISEVFPQFRNLLHLECVKIARLGGLHEVNLVFSCLPHGASMHFVAKLLQTGARVIDFSADFRLNHPDTYERWYKVKHSSNNLLKEAVYGLPEIFRKEIRDAKLVANPGCYATSAIMGLAPLFSKGMIKENSVIVDSKSGLSGGGRAPSLEHHFSESNETASIYGVSGHNQRPEMEQELSRLAGEPVNITFIPHSIAINRGMLTTIYARLKEAKSYDQIFDLYSQYYGGQQFVRIYEKGQFPSVKNVRFSNFCDIGIGFQDDVFIAVVALDNLGKGASGQAVQDMNIMFDFPEGEGLKYPGIYP
- a CDS encoding DHH family phosphoesterase, which encodes MSRYLFIGDFDSLLLGLFSKRGEVIWVSSLEEALNQTGNFSVIMIEKKTFSSDISKELSIHYPQTPIIVSNGDRPDEPPPSVRFVPFHKILTSEIAKEERLAKTELRVEELRRVHGEAKRMLILLHDHPDPDSIASALALRTLLKRNRQTALIGHLGERISRPENVAMIELLEIDLEELDHKELKGFDSIALVDVQPPYFGDLLPEVDTVIDHHPQVGSYKARFSEIKAEEGATSTILTKYLRAAQVDISERLATALLYGIKTDTISLNRDANRDDIEAFTYLYPHANLALLRRIERAEMPPSEIKSFGQALADHWIQNGVFFVNLGRVEREYLIPKMADFGIQVKGIEWSVAFGIVSKSHLVISVRNVGYIKSAGRLVRDLFKEIGSAGGHRSAAKAVISLRKVRKAIGKASQSHIKKWVTDLFIKAITEKIGEEN
- the trpA gene encoding tryptophan synthase subunit alpha translates to MRIESKFKELREKGKAALVTYITAGDPSLECTPYIVSKLEESGADIIELGVPFSDPMADGPTIQLASERALQNGTTVRGVLNVVRKVREHSNVPIILFGYYNPFLAYGLEKFSIDARDAGVDGVLVVDLPPEEADEFKVHADKAGLNLVFLLAPTSTADRIKLVSDNASGFVYLVSVTGVTGARPEMSYSLEALVQEIKKYTRLPVGIGFGVSTPEQANRIARFADAVIVGSALVRIIEKHGHSREKLLEETSLFIRSLSEACKRNERYSQ
- the trpB gene encoding tryptophan synthase subunit beta, whose amino-acid sequence is MKTKLKLPDERGRFGAYGGRYVSETLMPALLELERAYLEIKDDRKFRAELDHYLKEYAGRPTPLYFAERMTKECGGAKIYLKREDLAHTGAHKINNTIGQALLASRMNKKRIIAETGAGQHGVATATVAALFQMECEIFMGLEDTKRQALNVFRMKLLGAKLREVSSGTKTLKDAMNEAMRDWITNVRTTFYIIGSVAGPHPYPMMVRDFQSIIGEEAKEQILQKEGRLPHHLIACVGGGSNAMGLFYPFLEDESVRMTGVEAAGEGLKTGLHAASISAGKPGVLHGSKTYLLQDDDGQVKGTHSIAPGLDYPGVGPEHSFLKDSGRVFYTSVTDKEALEGFKFLSQTEGIIPALESAHALAYAAKIAPQMPRDSIIIICLSGRGDKDIQAVANILK
- a CDS encoding phosphoribosylanthranilate isomerase, with protein sequence MTKIKICGITNIEDAFLAIDSGADALGFVFYRGSKRYIDPESANNIISNLPPFITTVGIFVNQGLDEINYTKEKAGFDTIQLHGDEPPDFCKNFTRVIKAIRVKENIDLKLIESYPVKVVLFDTFSEESYGGTGRSFGWVALKDLNTSKRIILSGGLTPENVFQAIRIVHPYAVDVSTGVEDYPGKKNPEKLKKFVEAVRNED
- a CDS encoding sulfotransferase domain-containing protein, translating into MALNVAKQVCSYLVAQYKHLKTDAYLISYPKSGRTWLRVLIGKILCEQFKLPDEIMLDTYKVTTAASGILRTQLTHDRSSMNEGLRYFELPTDKRKYAGKKVILLTRNIKDALVSCYFQATKRIGKYNGNISEFIRSDRYGVKKIITFYNTWHQNRGVPKEFLHLKYEDMHNNPEEVLYQTMRFLGLYQVEENLIREAVQFASFDNMKVMEKEFLFKQRSMRPANVSDDESFKVRKGVVGGYTSYLSQDDLDFIDKVKREMGYPFE
- a CDS encoding sulfotransferase — translated: MRPIFIGGCSRSGTTLLGAMLGSHSECLCVPESQFKIDALHYSYRNNKDNDIMYTINKIKSHWRFKLGFDIDLGSVPLSEIGSSYPGLIEWIVRKYGEKQGKLHHRMWVDHTPSNIRHAATLFELFPEARLIHIVRDGRAVAASIMPLDWGPNTISKAAYFWIERVAYGLAAESFGGGKRVMRITYEELVKNPEITLKKLCSWLDIDYQDGMVKADNFIVPEYASGQHVLIGKLPDVERINAWEKALTAREIEVFEALTKDLLSYLGYAPKFGLKARSMTRMEELVWGIREMLMGGIINKIRYNVRVQKVNVKMRLKSKGKGGEG